In Eriocheir sinensis breed Jianghai 21 unplaced genomic scaffold, ASM2467909v1 Scaffold466, whole genome shotgun sequence, the following are encoded in one genomic region:
- the LOC126992449 gene encoding uncharacterized protein LOC126992449, whose product MSQDRKLEEALSSAFSGLTIDTPHHTVLRSGAAYPKPIPPAPPLPPAKKLPSDFSPELSQTTSSQTEQHQSDPTMSDKPQNVILRGEDKNPKYTGSEETGPDLLTHLQRVEDAFTKFHYTNEKEKLAHLYDSIHTGPCRAQSIIKSDAFKKAKTYDEAKANLINHFGSTCKQGALSVLFRLAATYRPKIKANIAVDDCLGVAGGAFTEFETQFRHSRWTTDEKMNLEDVCRLFSYFVFLLNCTETLFKELQKEEPLPKGRTLFNHISPLSGREPPTEPPSSAVRGVRLQRGRPQSRSPTGAPTPRNRSATPRGRRPYTRGRGRGRGYNTQYCYNCRITGHHTRNCWYGSNTQQSNQYCSYHKTSGHNTKDCRARPRGGTSSGEASRAMSPAIT is encoded by the coding sequence atgtcccaggatcgaaaattggaagaggctcTATCCTCTGCCTTCAGCGGTTTAACAATTGATACTCCCCATCACACAGTCCTCCGTTCAGGAGCTGCTTATCCAAAACCTATTCCCCCAGCACCCCCATTACCTCCTGCTAAGAAGCTCCCCTCAGACTTCTCACCAGAGCTTTCCCAGACTACTTCTTCTCAGACAGAACAGCACCAAAGTGACCCAACCATGAGTGACAAACCTCAAAACGTCATTTTAAGGGGCGaggataaaaatccaaaatatacgggctcagaggagaccggccccgacctcctaactcacctgcagagggtagaggatgcttttaccaaattccattatacaaatgaaaaggagaaattggcccacctttacgacagcatccacacgggcccttgtcgggctcaatccattataaaaagtgacgcattcaagaaagccaaaacatatgatgaagcgaaagcgaatctcatcaaccatttcggctccacatgcaaacaaggtgccctgtcagtcttgttccgcctagcggctacctaccgtcccaaaataaaggctaatattgcagtggatgactgtttaggcgtcgcgggtggagccttcacagagtttgaaacccaattccgtcactcccggtggactaccgatgagaaaatgaaccttgaggatgtgtgccgccttttctcatactttgtctttctcctaaattgcacggagacactcttcaaagagttacaaaaggaagaacccctaccaaAAGGTAGAACCCTTTTCAACCACATCAGTCCCCTGTCGGGACGAGAGCCACCAACAGAACCCCCATCCTCAGCGGTGAGGGGTGTCAGACTTCAGAGGGGGCGTCCCCAAAGTCGCTCCCCGACCGGAGCTCCGACCCCTAGGAACCGCTCTGCCACACCCCGCGGCCGCCGCCCTTACACTAGAGGCAGGGGTCGCGGGCGtggctataacactcaatattgttacaactgcagaatcacaggacaccatacacgtaattgctggtacggcagcaacacccaacagtcaaatcaatattgttcctaccataagacatcaggccataacaccaaggattgccgcgcgaggccccggggaggtacctcgtcgggggaagcctcgcgcgccatgtctcccgcaataacatag